A single window of Colletes latitarsis isolate SP2378_abdomen chromosome 11, iyColLati1, whole genome shotgun sequence DNA harbors:
- the Mei-w68 gene encoding meiotic W68, protein MIDIPVVDNTEFRAQLISRIEEVTSTIIQQICSDRLPQISYSLVRNYTSMETEIVEENYFSDCALNVNSYLLEEATQVEEESTQNGVQSGKKRVSNFARRKGKDKFALMMTVMAAAHRLLITNTTVTRRSLYYDLKNENTLNLAPEQRCVDQAVNHVANLLNCAPWELNLVPTLKGLAAGELTLTLTDNRVVDCKVPGGALIPLMASNVVSVRTRAKMVLVVEKDAVFQKLLEDDCPSFLNCILVTGKGYPDVATRMLVKLLSEKMELPVYVIVDADPFGVDIMCVYRFGSAILSKEKESLACPKVRWLGIHPSELIALGASTVPLTGFDLSKLSSIESRPYMTPAFLKELEIMRTGKAEIESVSSFSRKFLTATYLHCKIKGDDYI, encoded by the exons ATGATCGATATACCTGTTGTAGATAACACAGAATTCAG AGCACAGTTGATATCTCGTATCGAAGAGGTAACTTCGACCATAATCCAACAAATATGTTCCGATCGATTACCCCAAATTTCATATTCGTTGGTACGCAATTACACTTCGATGGAGACCGAAATTgtcgaagaaaattatttttctgacTGTGCCTTGAACGTTAATTCGTATCTTCTCGAAGAGGCTACGCAAGTCGAGGAAGAAAGCACGCAAAATGGCGTGCAAAGTGGCAAAAAGAGAGTCAGCAATTTTGCTAGGAGGAAAGGCAAGGACAAGTTTGCTTTGATGATGACGGTAATGGCCGCGGCACATCGTTTGTTAATTACGAACACCACCGTCACGAGACGATCCCTTTATTACGATCTGAAGAACGAGAATACTTTGAATTTGGCGCCGGAACAGAGATGCGTGGATCAAGCAGTGAATCACGTCGCCAATTTGCTGAATTGCGCGCCATGGGAGCTCA ATCTTGTACCTACGTTGAAAGGATTAGCAGCGGGTGAACTGACACTCACTTTAACCGACAATCGAGTCGTCGATTGCAAAGTCCCAGGCGGAGCTCTTATTCCGCTAATGGCGTCGAATGTAGTTTCCGTTCGAACGAGAGCGAAAATGGTGCTGGTCGTCGAAAAAGACGctgtttttcaaaaattgttggAAGACGATTGTCCCTCTTTTTTAAATTGCATTCTGGTCACCGGGAAAGGGTACCCGGACGTGGCCACGAGGATGCTGGTGAAACTGTTGTCGGAGAAAATGGAACTTCCGGTTTACGTAATCGTGGACGCGGACCCTTTTGGCGTGGACATTATGTGTGTCTACCg TTTCGGTTCTGCCATATTGTCCAAAGAGAAGGAGAGCTTGGCGTGTCCAAAAGTACGCTGGCTCGGAATTCATCCGTCGGAATTGATCGCGTTAGGAGCGAGCACCGTTCCCCTAACTGGATTCGATTTGTCAAAATTGTCGTCCATCGAGAGTCGACCGTACATGACCCCGGCTTTTCTCAAGGAACTCGAAATAATGCGAACCGGGAAAGCGGAGATAGAGAGCGTGTCTTCGTTCTCGAGAAAATTTCTGACCGCCACCTATTTGCATTGCAAAATCAAAGGAGACGATTACatttaa